The Pochonia chlamydosporia 170 chromosome 3, whole genome shotgun sequence genome contains the following window.
TAGCCATCATGTCCGCACTTATCCTGGAATGCATTATAGTCCGGCGTTTCCTTGACAAGGTCCTCCCCTGCCGTTGCTTCCAACACTCGCGTCTGCTCATAATGCAGACTAGCAAACCGAAGATACTCTGCAAATGTACCCGGAGCCACATCGGCGTCATGATTCTCTTCACGATCCCAGAAGCAGGCAAGTGTATACCGAAACATTCCCTTTGGCCCATGGGACAACTTCAGCAGTGCCGAGTTGGTAATGACATTTTGGACCAATTCATCGGCAGCTACCCAGCTTTCGTCAACAACCGCGCCCTCACCAGAACGTTTTCTGGAGAGAAGCTCAAACTCGAGTTTTCCATCCCAGGCTGTGAGGGCTTGCAAGAGTGCCATCTCCTTTTCGCCATCGTGCAAGAGCATGTGTTTTTTGTAATACTCAACACCGTTCCAGCCACTTGATTCATCGACAGAATCACGCACGAGGTTGATGCATGCAACATGAGCTCCGTAGTCAATCATATCCCCGGCCGTGAGCTCAGGGGATGGGCTTGTAATGTGAGGGAGTTTGGCAAACGACTCCTTCCTGTGGAATCCAATGGTATTGGTGGCATCTTCCCAGAGACCGAGAAACATGTCGAGCCAGCGTTTAATAAAAGGGTTACCACTCTTGCAGCCGATAAATGTGTTCACCATGACATAGCGTAGATGGAAGCCCCATATTTCGTAGGGCGATTCAGCGTCTTCAATCTGCTTCCAGCAAATGTCGTCGATGTGTCTGAACAGCATGGTTCCGACGTCCATCCAAACGCCTCCGTACAAGAATAGAAGAGGTAATTGAATGACGTCGGATTGGTGTGTTCCTTTGTGCTTGCCATCCATGGTATTGTTGACAAATGCCTTGGGAAGCAAGGCGTCGTCGATGTAATGACGAGCGTACGTTTCAGATTCAGGGATGCCGTTGAGAAGGTGGACGGTCCAGTCAGGACCAAGGCGTCGTACCCAGCTTATTACGTTGCGCTGAATCCAAGGCGGCATGTTTGAGAATCCAGAATCCCAAAAGGCCCAGATGTTCTTTTCGGACGTGACTGGATGTCTCTTTTGAAGCCATGATGTGATTTCGTCGTCGGAGCGGGGGTCATATCTATGGGTAGGGATAACTTTCAACCCAGGAGGAACGACACCAGCACCGGCGTTTGGCGTTGATTGGGATTCGGTAGGGTGTTCTTCTGTTTTTAGGGCAGCCATTTTGGAATCAATGCTCTTTGAGTTGGCTCACAAATAAGATGGCGAACTAATTTGAAACGACTGTTTAACAAGCAGAAACGCAAGAGACGGTATTTGACGCGGTCTTAAATAGGACTTTGGTCAGAGTTACAAAGTTGTTTATTCCTTAGATATATCAGCGTGACGTGTCATACGCGTGGCTACAATATTGATTTGCAAAGGCATCGTTTTGAAAAGATGTTGAAGCAATTTCGCTGCCTAAGACCCAGACTATGGTAGATGGTGAGATTACGGGAATAGGCGGGGACTCGGGTCTGCGACGGCTCCGACTAGTCCGAGGGAATACTCAAAGTCTTGGAGATTCGTACACTGTAATACAAAAAGGACTTGACGTCAATTGAAGATTAAAACGCCTGGCCGGATCTCAAGCGTATTCCGAGCGTAATTCTGCAGCTGGGCCATGCACGCCACATGTCTGCTCCGCCAATCATAATCAGGATGGGAGACACTTTGAGTATAACGTTGGATTCTGGGGGCGGTTTTCATTTCCGTTCCGGCTGGCAGGGTAGTTTCTTCGTTTCCAGACAGAACCATCGAGGTGGAGCAACATCAAGCCAAATAAAGTCTCGTCGGTATGGATGTAGCGATTaatgtggtggttttgcttttgtgaTACAAATTGGCCCTATAAATGGCTAGTGCAGTATATggtgaaaaaaaaaaaaaaaaaaaaaaaaaaaaaaaaaaaagctcAAAAGGGTCCGTAAGCACCAGCGGCTTTTCAAGACGAATTAGTCGGCATATACTGCATCTACTAAGCAGACAATGCTTTAATTTTGGCTGTTGTCAAAAAATAGAGGTGTCTTGGCAACTCCACGAAAGCTGTGGATGAGGAGTCTTACCTGCTTTTCAACACATTCACATGTACGTGTCGAAGGGAAAAGGAGAGAATGCTCGAACCACGGCCTCACAATACTAGTTGAAAGCTGAACTACACTCACAGTATGGACGCACTTTGTTCCAGCATTTTACCATAAGACCACCATCCTTCAGTGTTGGCCGACTGGCTGTTCTAGCAATTGATGCTGAGGTCCCGTTTCTGTCACTTACGGGGCTTCACATTTCATAAGCAGATGGAGTTAGTGGGCGATGGAAATTGTCAAGGAATAGTTGAAGCTTTTCCTGACTTGAGTTCTtaaatgtctggtggatgtGCGGATGTCGCAAACATTTTTAGGAACTAGCTGGCTTCCACACATCAGTATCTGCGGCGCGCGTCCCAGTCTATAAGAGCCaaagcagtctggtcctttAAATCTCTTTTCTGTTACTATCTAGAGGTTATAACTGGTCGTCTGTGAGAATCGCCCCCGGCTTCAATAATaatgttgttgttgtgtaTATATCAGATTGTGAGTTTGTGAGTGAAAGCTGGTGGCGCAGAAGGTTCTTTCCAAATTGGGCTTTTGAGCCACAGCAGCCGCT
Protein-coding sequences here:
- a CDS encoding glycosyltransferase (similar to Trichoderma reesei QM6a XP_006969401.1), with translation MAALKTEEHPTESQSTPNAGAGVVPPGLKVIPTHRYDPRSDDEITSWLQKRHPVTSEKNIWAFWDSGFSNMPPWIQRNVISWVRRLGPDWTVHLLNGIPESETYARHYIDDALLPKAFVNNTMDGKHKGTHQSDVIQLPLLFLYGGVWMDVGTMLFRHIDDICWKQIEDAESPYEIWGFHLRYVMVNTFIGCKSGNPFIKRWLDMFLGLWEDATNTIGFHRKESFAKLPHITSPSPELTAGDMIDYGAHVACINLVRDSVDESSGWNGVEYYKKHMLLHDGEKEMALLQALTAWDGKLEFELLSRKRSGEGAVVDESWVAADELVQNVITNSALLKLSHGPKGMFRYTLACFWDREENHDADVAPGTFAEYLRFASLHYEQTRVLEATAGEDLVKETPDYNAFQDKCGHDG